One window of the Runella slithyformis DSM 19594 genome contains the following:
- a CDS encoding S9 family peptidase, whose protein sequence is MPFLIISVKRPGRIIVFFSVLLNLSYYSSAAQGRLEDYRRSEILKNSLKDKIYYAPATVNWSKSNQWVWYSVQTARGKEFRAVNPTTKTRRPAFDHEQLAQKLSEATQKKITPYALPFSTFTYGKDDLNIEFSAEGFVWTYTLASNSLVKKEPVRPQEQRYWGSGANDQNDRPVFSPDSTRTAFVKNYNLYVRVEKTKKETQLSFDGSEGDYYSGYVHWSPDSKKLISFKVRPGQKHLIYFVRSSPEDQLQPKLESRDYLKPGDALPVRRPQLFLVEEQKQLPVDDALFNQQYGLSRPEWRKDSRAFTFEYNQRGHQVYRVLEINAANGAVRALVEEQSKTFIDYSGKRYRSDVADGKEIIWASERDGWNHLYLYDGLTGKVKKQITKGEWPVRNVLNVNEEKRTVTFAASGMNPQQDPYFVQYYRINFDGTGLTALTSENANHTAYFSPDNQYFVDTYSRVDMPQITVLRSATDGSVVMELEKADISEWLKAGWKAPEVFTAKGRDGKTDIWGIIVRPTNFDPAKKYPVIENIYAGPHSSFTPKTFMTYNRSMFELAELGFIVVQLDGMGTSNRSKAFHDVCWQNLKDAGFPDRILWMQEAAKKYPSLDLSRVGIYGTSAGGQSSTGGLLFYPDFYKVAVSSCGCHDNRMDKIWWNEQWMGYPIGPHYADCSNVTHADKLQGKLLLMVGEVDDNVDPASTMQLVNALIKSNKDFDFLMVPNMAHSTGGEYGERKRRDFFVRHLLGIEPPAWTLPLTESGGGK, encoded by the coding sequence ATGCCTTTCCTGATTATTTCCGTCAAACGACCCGGTAGGATTATCGTTTTTTTTTCTGTTTTACTGAATCTTTCCTACTATTCAAGCGCGGCTCAGGGACGTTTGGAGGATTACCGGCGTTCGGAAATTCTTAAAAACAGTCTCAAAGACAAAATCTATTATGCACCGGCCACAGTCAACTGGTCGAAAAGCAACCAATGGGTTTGGTATTCCGTTCAGACCGCCCGGGGCAAAGAATTCAGGGCCGTCAATCCAACCACAAAAACCCGCCGACCCGCTTTTGACCATGAGCAATTGGCTCAAAAGCTTTCAGAAGCGACCCAAAAGAAAATCACCCCCTACGCATTGCCTTTCAGCACATTTACCTATGGCAAAGACGACCTCAACATAGAGTTCAGTGCCGAAGGGTTTGTGTGGACCTACACGCTCGCCTCCAACAGCTTAGTCAAAAAAGAACCGGTGCGTCCTCAGGAGCAGCGCTACTGGGGCTCCGGCGCCAACGATCAAAACGACCGGCCGGTTTTCTCGCCCGACAGCACCCGAACGGCTTTCGTCAAAAATTATAACCTGTACGTTCGCGTTGAAAAAACAAAGAAAGAAACCCAGCTTAGTTTTGACGGCTCCGAAGGGGATTATTACTCGGGCTATGTGCATTGGTCGCCCGATTCAAAAAAACTGATTTCTTTCAAGGTCCGTCCCGGCCAAAAACACCTGATTTACTTCGTGCGCTCCTCGCCCGAAGATCAGCTACAGCCTAAACTGGAAAGCCGCGACTACCTCAAACCGGGCGATGCGCTGCCCGTGCGACGACCGCAGTTGTTTTTGGTGGAAGAACAAAAACAACTCCCGGTTGATGATGCGTTGTTTAACCAACAGTATGGCCTTTCTCGCCCTGAATGGCGCAAAGACAGTCGGGCGTTTACGTTTGAGTATAACCAACGCGGTCATCAGGTGTATCGGGTGCTGGAAATCAACGCCGCCAACGGAGCGGTTCGGGCGCTCGTTGAAGAGCAAAGCAAAACGTTCATTGATTACAGCGGCAAACGCTACCGCAGCGACGTGGCCGATGGCAAAGAAATCATCTGGGCCTCCGAGCGCGACGGATGGAATCACCTGTATCTGTACGACGGGCTGACGGGAAAAGTCAAAAAGCAAATCACCAAAGGCGAATGGCCGGTGCGTAATGTGTTGAATGTCAACGAAGAAAAACGGACCGTTACTTTCGCGGCAAGCGGCATGAATCCCCAACAGGACCCGTATTTTGTACAGTATTACCGCATCAATTTCGACGGAACGGGCCTGACGGCCCTCACTTCCGAAAACGCCAATCATACCGCCTATTTTTCGCCCGACAACCAATACTTTGTGGATACTTACTCTAGGGTAGACATGCCACAGATCACGGTCTTACGCTCGGCCACCGATGGCTCGGTCGTGATGGAATTGGAAAAAGCCGATATCTCGGAGTGGCTTAAAGCAGGCTGGAAGGCTCCTGAAGTATTCACGGCCAAAGGACGCGACGGGAAAACCGACATTTGGGGTATCATCGTTCGTCCCACCAATTTTGACCCCGCTAAAAAATACCCCGTCATTGAAAATATCTACGCGGGGCCGCACAGTTCGTTTACCCCAAAGACGTTTATGACCTACAACCGCTCCATGTTTGAACTGGCCGAATTGGGTTTCATTGTCGTTCAGCTCGACGGCATGGGCACCTCCAATCGTTCCAAAGCCTTTCATGATGTGTGCTGGCAAAACCTCAAAGATGCGGGCTTTCCCGACCGCATTCTGTGGATGCAGGAAGCGGCTAAAAAATACCCTTCGCTGGACCTCAGCCGCGTGGGCATTTACGGCACTTCGGCCGGTGGACAAAGCTCCACGGGCGGTCTGCTGTTTTACCCCGATTTTTACAAAGTAGCCGTTTCTTCCTGCGGCTGTCACGACAACCGCATGGACAAAATATGGTGGAACGAGCAATGGATGGGCTATCCCATCGGGCCGCACTATGCCGACTGCTCCAACGTGACTCACGCCGATAAACTTCAGGGAAAACTGCTGCTAATGGTGGGTGAAGTAGACGATAACGTGGACCCGGCGTCGACCATGCAGTTGGTCAATGCGCTCATTAAATCCAACAAGGATTTTGATTTTTTGATGGTACCCAACATGGCCCACTCCACCGGCGGCGAGTACGGCGAACGCAAACGCCGCGACTTTTTTGTACGGCATCTGCTCGGCATTGAGCCTCCGGCCTGGACCTTACCTCTGACAGAGAGCGGGGGCGGGAAGTAA
- a CDS encoding glycoside hydrolase family 127 protein: protein MERLKILGLPALFFCLVNTLQSQTKGDYPIQPVPFTAVKVNDGFWAPRIKRNHDVTIPIALEQCYTTGRVNNFLFAAKLKTGKFCTEYPFDDTDIYKIIEGASFSLQTFPDRQLEARIDTLIEYVGKAQEPDGYLYTNRTIDPLHTHPWSGLKRWELESDLSHELYNSGHLIEAAVAHFQATGKRTLLNIAIKNADLLCREFGPGKLAHAPGHQIVEMALVKLYRTTQQKKYLDLAKFFLDVRGKGKEYSQDHKKVTEQTEAVGHAVRATYMYSGMADVAAITGDKAYLNAIDKIWEDIIDDKFYLTGGIGAAGGHEGFGAAYELPNMSAYNETCASIGNIYWNYRLFLLHGDARFYDVLERTLYNGMVSGVSLSGDRFFYPNPLESLGQHSRSAWFGCACCPSNVCRFIPSVPGYVYAQQKDRVFANLFINSTADLQLDGTALQIAQATQYPWAGKVDFTLNPAKKSTFEMAIRIPGWAQNQPLPSNLYTFITKDPTPFTLTVNGKPAEYRLENGYAILKKEWKKGDVISLNLPMPVRRIAAHEKVAADQSKIAIQRGPIVYCAEWPDLAEGHVLNLVVAPDANLTASYRPDFLGGVTVITGEAQQAKRTLSNEITVSKTSFEAIPYYAWANRGPGEMAVWFGTKPTAARPLPAPTIASGSKLTASHVTKTLMALNDQAEPKNSNDHDNIYYHWWPMKDTVQWVQYTFEKPEMISSTNVYWFDDGPWGGCRVPASWKLMYQTKDGQWKPVTPKGTFGTAKDQYNLLEFEPVEAKALRMEVTLPKEYAAGIIEWSVK from the coding sequence ATGGAAAGATTAAAAATACTTGGGTTGCCGGCACTTTTCTTTTGCCTCGTCAATACCCTGCAAAGCCAAACCAAAGGCGATTATCCCATTCAGCCCGTTCCGTTTACGGCCGTAAAGGTCAACGATGGATTTTGGGCACCGCGCATCAAACGAAACCACGACGTCACGATACCTATTGCGCTGGAACAATGCTATACCACCGGACGCGTCAATAACTTTCTGTTTGCCGCCAAACTCAAAACGGGGAAGTTCTGCACCGAATATCCGTTTGACGATACCGACATCTACAAGATCATCGAAGGGGCCAGTTTTTCCCTGCAAACCTTTCCTGATAGACAACTGGAAGCCCGCATCGACACGTTGATCGAATACGTAGGCAAGGCGCAGGAACCCGACGGGTATTTGTATACCAACCGTACCATTGACCCACTCCATACGCACCCATGGTCGGGGCTGAAACGCTGGGAGCTGGAGTCGGATCTGAGTCATGAATTATATAACAGCGGCCACCTGATCGAAGCCGCCGTAGCGCATTTTCAGGCGACCGGTAAACGAACGCTGCTCAACATCGCCATCAAAAACGCCGACTTGCTCTGCCGCGAATTCGGTCCCGGGAAGTTGGCTCACGCCCCGGGCCATCAGATCGTGGAAATGGCTCTGGTGAAGCTGTACCGAACCACTCAGCAAAAAAAATACCTGGACTTGGCGAAATTTTTTCTGGACGTACGCGGCAAAGGCAAAGAATACAGTCAGGACCATAAAAAAGTAACGGAGCAAACCGAAGCCGTGGGGCACGCCGTTCGGGCCACCTACATGTATTCCGGCATGGCTGACGTCGCCGCCATCACGGGCGACAAAGCCTACCTCAACGCCATTGACAAAATTTGGGAAGACATCATAGACGACAAATTTTACCTCACGGGCGGTATCGGCGCGGCGGGCGGGCACGAAGGTTTCGGGGCTGCGTATGAACTGCCCAACATGTCGGCGTACAACGAAACCTGCGCTTCGATCGGAAACATTTACTGGAATTACCGTCTGTTTCTCCTCCACGGCGATGCCCGTTTTTACGATGTACTGGAACGTACGCTGTACAACGGCATGGTATCGGGTGTATCACTCAGCGGCGACCGCTTCTTTTACCCCAATCCACTCGAATCGTTGGGGCAGCATTCGCGCAGCGCGTGGTTTGGCTGCGCCTGCTGCCCGAGCAACGTGTGTCGGTTCATCCCTTCAGTGCCCGGGTATGTATATGCGCAACAAAAAGATCGTGTATTTGCCAATTTATTTATCAACAGCACGGCTGACTTACAACTCGACGGAACCGCGTTACAAATAGCCCAGGCGACGCAATATCCGTGGGCGGGAAAAGTGGATTTTACGCTGAATCCCGCAAAAAAATCCACCTTTGAAATGGCCATTCGGATTCCCGGCTGGGCGCAAAATCAACCGCTGCCGAGCAATTTATATACTTTTATCACCAAAGACCCTACCCCTTTTACCCTGACGGTCAACGGAAAACCTGCTGAGTATCGGCTTGAAAACGGCTACGCCATCCTTAAAAAAGAATGGAAAAAGGGCGACGTCATCAGCCTGAATTTGCCCATGCCGGTCCGCCGGATCGCCGCCCATGAGAAAGTCGCGGCCGACCAAAGCAAAATAGCCATTCAACGCGGCCCGATCGTGTACTGTGCCGAATGGCCTGACCTTGCCGAAGGTCACGTTCTTAATCTGGTAGTAGCCCCTGACGCAAACCTTACCGCCTCCTATCGTCCTGATTTTCTGGGGGGCGTAACGGTCATTACGGGCGAGGCCCAACAGGCCAAACGAACGCTGAGCAATGAAATTACGGTTTCTAAGACGAGTTTTGAGGCTATTCCTTATTATGCCTGGGCCAATCGCGGACCCGGTGAGATGGCCGTATGGTTTGGTACAAAACCCACGGCAGCCCGCCCCCTCCCCGCTCCGACCATTGCCTCAGGAAGTAAACTGACCGCTTCGCACGTCACGAAGACCCTCATGGCGCTCAACGATCAGGCGGAACCCAAAAACTCCAACGACCACGACAACATTTATTACCACTGGTGGCCCATGAAAGATACCGTTCAATGGGTACAATACACGTTTGAAAAACCCGAAATGATCTCTTCCACCAATGTGTATTGGTTTGACGACGGTCCGTGGGGCGGGTGTCGCGTGCCGGCTTCATGGAAATTGATGTATCAAACCAAAGACGGTCAATGGAAACCCGTGACGCCTAAAGGCACTTTCGGTACGGCCAAAGATCAGTACAACCTGCTGGAATTTGAACCCGTAGAAGCCAAAGCCCTGAGGATGGAAGTGACCTTGCCCAAAGAATACGCGGCAGGTATCATTGAATGGTCGGTAAAGTAA